A genomic stretch from Bradyrhizobium sp. 195 includes:
- a CDS encoding dicarboxylate/amino acid:cation symporter yields the protein MSGTIAATVTTQKKPFYRILYVQVIAAIVLGIIVGWVSPELGKNEWIKAMGDGFVKLIKMAIAPIIFCTVVSGIAHISEVKKVGRVAVKALIYFEIVSTLALALGLIVGNVIQPGAGFQGQSNAAAVAGYAKQASEMKSVDFVLHVIPDTVVGAFAQGEILQVLFFAILFGFALMGLGERAHTVRSFIDDVAHAMFGVISIVVKAAPIGAFGAMAYTIGRYGPQALGNLAGLIATFYLTALLFVFVVLGLIARFAGFSIFQFLKYLKDELLIVLGTSSSESALPQMMEKLEKLGCSKPVVGLVVPTGYSFNLDGTNIYMTLATLFIAQAMNVQLSFGEQMTILIVAMLTSKGASGITGAGFITLAGTLAAVRPELLPGMAIVLGIDKFMSECRALTNLCGNGVACVVVAWWEGELDRDKLRLGLQRDIDPTDFETAVSEGRGI from the coding sequence ATGTCTGGAACCATCGCCGCGACAGTGACGACGCAGAAGAAGCCATTCTACCGAATTCTCTATGTTCAGGTGATCGCGGCCATCGTGCTCGGCATCATCGTCGGCTGGGTTTCGCCCGAACTCGGGAAGAACGAGTGGATCAAGGCGATGGGTGACGGCTTCGTCAAGCTCATCAAGATGGCGATTGCGCCGATCATCTTCTGCACGGTCGTGTCCGGCATCGCTCACATCTCGGAGGTCAAAAAAGTCGGACGGGTTGCGGTCAAGGCGCTGATCTACTTCGAGATCGTCTCGACGCTTGCGCTGGCGCTGGGCCTGATCGTCGGCAACGTTATCCAACCGGGGGCAGGCTTTCAGGGGCAATCGAACGCCGCAGCAGTCGCCGGCTATGCCAAGCAGGCGAGCGAGATGAAATCGGTCGATTTCGTCCTGCATGTCATTCCGGACACCGTGGTCGGCGCGTTTGCCCAGGGCGAAATCCTGCAGGTCCTGTTCTTTGCCATCCTGTTCGGCTTTGCACTGATGGGGCTCGGCGAACGAGCTCACACCGTGCGCTCCTTTATCGACGACGTCGCGCACGCGATGTTCGGCGTCATTTCGATCGTGGTGAAGGCCGCGCCGATCGGGGCTTTCGGTGCGATGGCCTACACGATCGGGCGGTACGGCCCGCAGGCATTGGGTAACCTGGCCGGACTCATCGCCACTTTCTATCTGACCGCGCTGCTCTTCGTGTTCGTCGTGCTGGGTTTGATCGCTCGTTTCGCCGGCTTCTCCATCTTCCAGTTCCTCAAATACCTCAAAGATGAGCTGCTGATCGTGCTCGGCACGTCGTCCTCGGAGAGCGCGCTGCCACAAATGATGGAAAAGCTGGAGAAGCTTGGCTGCTCCAAGCCGGTTGTCGGCCTGGTCGTCCCGACCGGCTATTCTTTCAATCTCGACGGCACCAACATCTATATGACGCTGGCCACGCTGTTCATCGCCCAGGCGATGAACGTGCAGCTCAGTTTCGGCGAGCAGATGACGATTCTCATCGTCGCCATGCTCACGTCGAAGGGCGCCTCGGGTATCACGGGTGCGGGCTTTATCACGTTGGCGGGCACGCTCGCGGCCGTCAGGCCAGAACTGCTTCCCGGCATGGCAATCGTGCTCGGCATCGACAAGTTCATGAGCGAATGCCGTGCGCTGACCAATCTGTGCGGCAACGGCGTCGCCTGCGTGGTGGTGGCCTGGTGGGAGGGCGAGCTCGATCGCGACAAGCTGCGCCTCGGACTCCAGCGCGACATCGACCCGACCGACTTCGAGACCGCGGTGTCGGAGGGAAGGGGTATTTGA
- the lpdA gene encoding dihydrolipoyl dehydrogenase yields MAQIEVKVPDIGDFKDVAVIEVLVKAGETVAVDTSLIMVESDKASMEIPSSHAGIVKEVKVKVDDKISEGSVILMLETAGAAAAATPAAASPPAAAAPPVAPAAASHAGKADLECDMLVLGAGPGGYSAAFRAADLGMKTVLVERYDTLGGVCLNVGCIPSKALLHTASVIDEVKHLPAHGITFGAPQVDLDKLRGFKDGVIKKLTGGLAGMAKARKVEVVTGIGTFLDPHHVEVVTAAGKKTVKFAKAIIAAGSQAVKLPFLPEDPRIVDSTGALQLKSIPKRMLVIGGGIIGLEMATVYSTLGTSIDVVEMLDGLMQGADRDLVKVWEKMNARRFDKVMLKTKTVGAKATEAGIEVRFECEQAPAEPQVYDLVLVAVGRSPNGNKIGVGKAGVAVTERGFINVDNQMRTNVAHIFAIGDIVGQPMLAHKAVHEGHVAAEVAHGEKSYFDARQIPSVAYTDPEIAWAGKTEDQCKAEGIKFGKSVFPWAASGRAIANGRDEGFTKLLFDTTTHRVIGGGIVGTHAGDLISEICLAIEMGCEPADIGKTIHPHPTLGESIGMAAEVFEGHCTDLPPQKKR; encoded by the coding sequence ATGGCTCAGATCGAAGTCAAGGTTCCCGATATCGGCGACTTCAAGGATGTCGCTGTCATCGAGGTGTTGGTGAAGGCCGGCGAGACCGTCGCGGTCGACACCAGCCTCATCATGGTCGAGTCCGACAAGGCGTCGATGGAGATCCCGTCCTCGCACGCCGGTATCGTCAAGGAAGTCAAGGTCAAGGTCGACGACAAGATCAGCGAGGGATCTGTCATCCTCATGCTGGAGACGGCGGGAGCCGCGGCTGCAGCAACGCCGGCCGCGGCATCGCCGCCGGCCGCAGCGGCGCCACCCGTCGCACCCGCCGCCGCGTCCCATGCGGGCAAGGCAGATCTCGAATGCGACATGCTTGTGCTGGGTGCGGGCCCCGGCGGCTACTCCGCCGCCTTCCGCGCTGCCGATCTCGGCATGAAGACCGTGCTGGTCGAGCGTTACGACACGCTCGGCGGCGTCTGTCTCAACGTCGGCTGCATCCCGAGCAAGGCGCTGTTGCACACGGCGTCCGTGATCGACGAGGTCAAGCATCTCCCCGCCCATGGCATCACCTTCGGTGCGCCGCAGGTCGATCTCGACAAGCTGCGCGGGTTCAAGGACGGCGTCATCAAGAAGCTGACCGGCGGCCTTGCCGGCATGGCAAAGGCTCGCAAGGTCGAGGTCGTGACCGGCATCGGTACTTTCCTCGATCCGCATCACGTTGAAGTGGTCACCGCGGCTGGCAAGAAGACGGTCAAGTTCGCCAAGGCCATCATCGCTGCGGGCAGCCAGGCCGTGAAGCTGCCGTTCCTTCCCGAAGATCCGCGGATCGTCGATTCGACCGGTGCGCTGCAACTGAAATCTATCCCCAAGCGCATGCTGGTAATCGGCGGCGGCATCATCGGCCTCGAAATGGCGACGGTTTATTCGACGCTCGGCACGAGCATCGATGTCGTCGAGATGCTCGACGGCCTGATGCAAGGAGCCGACCGTGACCTGGTCAAGGTCTGGGAGAAGATGAACGCGCGCCGATTCGACAAGGTCATGCTGAAGACCAAGACGGTCGGCGCGAAGGCAACCGAAGCCGGGATCGAGGTGAGGTTCGAGTGCGAGCAGGCGCCTGCGGAGCCGCAGGTCTACGACCTCGTTCTCGTGGCGGTCGGCCGAAGCCCGAACGGCAACAAGATCGGCGTCGGAAAGGCCGGTGTTGCCGTAACCGAGCGCGGCTTCATCAACGTCGACAACCAGATGCGCACCAACGTCGCGCATATCTTTGCGATCGGCGACATCGTCGGCCAGCCGATGCTGGCGCACAAGGCCGTGCATGAGGGGCATGTCGCCGCCGAGGTCGCGCACGGCGAAAAGTCGTATTTCGACGCGCGGCAGATTCCGTCCGTCGCTTATACCGATCCCGAAATCGCCTGGGCGGGCAAGACCGAGGACCAGTGCAAGGCCGAAGGCATCAAGTTCGGCAAGTCGGTCTTCCCCTGGGCGGCATCCGGCCGTGCCATCGCCAACGGCCGCGACGAGGGTTTTACGAAGCTGCTGTTCGATACGACGACCCACCGCGTCATAGGCGGTGGCATCGTCGGCACGCATGCAGGCGATCTCATCAGCGAGATCTGCCTTGCGATCGAGATGGGCTGCGAGCCTGCCGACATCGGAAAGACCATTCATCCGCATCCGACGCTCGGCGAGTCCATCGGCATGGCGGCAGAGGTGTTCGAAGGCCACTGCACCGATCTGCCGCCGCAGAAGAAGAGATAA
- a CDS encoding dihydrolipoyllysine-residue acetyltransferase: protein MSGLIDIKVPDIGDFKDVPVIEVFVKPGDKVKAEDPLVALESDKATMEVPSPREGVVKSVVVEVGDKVSEGTVIVQFDGAGGELAEARPVVSAPPSPVSAPAGVAEVRVPDIGDFKDVPVIEIFVKPGDSVKAEDPLIALESDKATMEVPAPLSGTVREIKLKTGDKVSEGAVILVLATGEGAVAAPAAAAPIPASTLPAAAPAAQAGAVDEKAFALAYAGPAVRKLARELGVDLGKVKGTGNHGRVQREDVEAFARGGAAPAKPQPAAAGGSGVGGIDLLPWPKIDFAKFGPVERKELGRIKKISAANLHRNWVVIPHVTTHDEADITELEQFRVKMNKELEKSGVKLSLLPFMVKAAVAALKKFPEFNASLDGDTLVYKNYWHIGFAADTPNGLMVPVIRDADKKSIPDIANEMNALAKLAREGKIKPDQMQGGTFSISSLGGIGGIYFTPIINAPEVAIMGVCKGYWKQHSADGKTWTSRLTLPLSLSWDHRVIDGAAAARFNVYFANVLADLRRVMF from the coding sequence ATGAGTGGTCTGATCGACATCAAGGTTCCCGACATCGGCGACTTCAAGGACGTGCCGGTGATCGAAGTTTTCGTCAAGCCGGGCGACAAGGTAAAGGCTGAGGATCCGCTGGTTGCGCTGGAATCCGACAAGGCGACCATGGAGGTGCCGTCGCCTCGTGAAGGCGTGGTGAAATCGGTGGTCGTCGAGGTCGGGGACAAGGTGAGCGAAGGCACGGTGATCGTGCAGTTCGATGGCGCAGGAGGCGAGCTGGCCGAGGCGCGGCCGGTCGTCAGCGCTCCGCCGTCACCCGTCAGCGCGCCGGCCGGCGTCGCCGAGGTGCGCGTTCCTGATATCGGCGACTTCAAGGACGTCCCGGTCATCGAGATCTTCGTGAAGCCCGGCGACAGCGTGAAGGCGGAGGATCCGCTGATTGCGCTCGAGTCGGACAAGGCGACGATGGAAGTCCCGGCGCCGCTCTCGGGTACCGTGCGCGAGATCAAGCTGAAGACCGGTGACAAGGTCAGCGAGGGTGCGGTCATTCTCGTGCTCGCAACCGGCGAGGGGGCGGTGGCTGCGCCAGCAGCTGCTGCGCCGATACCTGCGTCAACGTTACCTGCCGCGGCCCCCGCGGCGCAGGCCGGTGCGGTGGACGAGAAGGCCTTTGCGCTCGCCTATGCGGGCCCCGCAGTCCGCAAGCTAGCGCGCGAACTCGGCGTCGATCTCGGCAAGGTCAAGGGTACAGGCAATCATGGCCGTGTCCAGCGCGAGGACGTCGAGGCCTTCGCCAGGGGCGGGGCCGCACCCGCCAAGCCGCAGCCTGCGGCAGCAGGCGGCAGCGGCGTTGGCGGCATCGATCTGTTGCCCTGGCCCAAGATCGATTTCGCCAAGTTTGGTCCGGTCGAGCGCAAGGAGCTCGGCCGCATCAAGAAGATTTCGGCGGCCAATCTGCACCGCAACTGGGTCGTGATCCCGCACGTCACCACGCATGACGAGGCCGATATCACCGAACTCGAGCAGTTCCGGGTGAAGATGAACAAGGAGCTGGAGAAGAGCGGCGTCAAGCTCTCGCTGCTGCCCTTCATGGTGAAGGCAGCCGTCGCTGCGCTGAAGAAGTTTCCGGAATTCAACGCCAGCCTCGATGGCGACACGCTCGTCTACAAGAATTACTGGCACATCGGCTTTGCCGCGGACACGCCGAACGGCCTGATGGTGCCAGTCATCCGCGATGCCGACAAGAAATCGATACCGGACATCGCCAACGAGATGAACGCGCTCGCCAAGCTGGCGCGCGAGGGCAAGATCAAGCCCGACCAGATGCAGGGCGGCACCTTCTCGATCTCCTCGCTCGGCGGCATCGGCGGCATCTATTTCACGCCGATCATCAACGCGCCCGAGGTCGCGATCATGGGCGTCTGCAAGGGCTACTGGAAGCAGCATTCGGCGGACGGCAAGACCTGGACATCGCGTCTGACCTTGCCGCTGTCGCTGTCCTGGGATCACCGCGTCATCGACGGTGCGGCGGCCGCGCGCTTCAACGTCTATTTCGCCAATGTGCTCGCCGATCTGCGGCGCGTGATGTTCTGA
- the aceE gene encoding pyruvate dehydrogenase (acetyl-transferring), homodimeric type, giving the protein MTNPDAHDQDPQETREWLEALSAIRGHRGSERAEFVVNAVIAAARGGGLAIQQTLTTPYCNTIPRDQQPALPGDRAIEHKLRSIIRWNALAIVLRANKESSELGGHIASFQSAATLYDIGFGHFWHAPTESHGGDLIFVQGHCSPGIYARAFLEGRLSEDQLLGFRQETGGKGLSSYPHPWLMPDFWQFPTVSMGLGPLMAIYQARFLKYLENHKLAETANRKVWAFMGDGETDEPESLGAISLAGRENLDNLIFVINCNLQRLDGPVRGNGKIVQELESVFRGAGWNVIKVLWGSGWDRLLGNDKSGLLLKRMEECVDGEYQDFKSKSGAYIREHFFGKYDELKQLVADMSDDEIWQLARGGHDPEKVFAAYTAAVNHKGQPTVILPKTVKGYGMGESGEGQMIAHQAKKMTQDALRGFRDRFQVPVSDDELAKVPFIRPAEDSPEMKYLRAQREKLGGSLPQRRRKSASLQIPPLSTFQRLLDATGDREISTTMAFVQMLGALVRDKAIGKHIVPIVPDESRTFGMEGMFRQLGIYSSVGQLYRPQDADQLMYYREDKTGQVLQEGINEGGAMSSWIVAATSYSTNDVPMIPFYIYYSMFGLQRVGDLAWLAGDMRARGFLLGGTAGRTTLNGEGLQHEDGHSHVLAGTIPNCISYDPTFAYEVVTIVREGMRRMYEAQEDVYYYITLMNENYPHPSLAEAGKGAEEGILKGLYLLKNGGETAKKGPRVQLVGSGTILREVIAAADLLKADFGVTADIWSATSFNELRRDGMATERWNLLHPTEPRRKSWVEAKLEAHSGPVVASTDYMRNYPDQIREYVQAAGRRYVVLGTDGFGRSDYRVKLRKFFEVDRHYVAIAALKALADEGTIKPAIVAEAIAKYQIDAGRAAPWTV; this is encoded by the coding sequence ATGACGAACCCGGACGCTCACGATCAGGACCCGCAGGAAACCCGCGAGTGGCTGGAGGCCCTGTCGGCAATCCGAGGTCACCGCGGCAGTGAACGCGCCGAATTCGTCGTCAACGCAGTCATCGCCGCCGCGCGCGGTGGCGGCCTCGCCATTCAGCAGACGCTGACGACGCCCTATTGCAACACGATTCCGCGGGATCAACAGCCGGCACTGCCGGGCGACCGCGCCATCGAGCACAAGCTGCGCTCGATCATTCGGTGGAACGCTCTCGCCATCGTCCTGCGTGCCAACAAGGAGAGTTCGGAGCTTGGCGGTCACATCGCGAGCTTCCAGTCTGCCGCCACACTCTACGACATCGGCTTCGGCCATTTCTGGCATGCGCCGACGGAATCGCACGGCGGTGATCTGATCTTCGTGCAGGGCCACTGCTCCCCCGGCATCTACGCGCGCGCCTTTCTCGAAGGGCGGCTGAGCGAGGATCAGCTGCTCGGCTTCCGGCAGGAGACCGGCGGCAAGGGCCTGTCGAGCTATCCGCATCCCTGGCTGATGCCGGATTTCTGGCAGTTCCCGACCGTGTCGATGGGGCTGGGGCCGCTGATGGCGATCTATCAGGCGCGGTTCCTGAAGTATCTGGAAAACCACAAGCTGGCCGAGACCGCCAATCGCAAGGTCTGGGCCTTCATGGGCGACGGCGAAACCGACGAGCCGGAATCGCTCGGTGCGATCTCGCTCGCCGGCCGCGAGAACCTCGACAATCTCATCTTCGTCATCAACTGCAATTTGCAGCGGCTCGACGGGCCCGTGCGCGGCAACGGCAAGATCGTTCAGGAGCTCGAAAGCGTTTTCCGCGGTGCCGGCTGGAACGTCATCAAGGTGCTGTGGGGATCGGGCTGGGATCGGCTGCTGGGGAACGACAAGAGCGGGTTGCTGCTGAAGCGCATGGAGGAGTGCGTCGACGGCGAGTACCAGGATTTCAAGAGCAAGAGCGGCGCCTATATCCGCGAGCATTTCTTCGGCAAGTACGACGAGCTGAAGCAACTCGTCGCCGACATGAGCGACGACGAAATCTGGCAGCTCGCGCGTGGCGGTCACGATCCGGAAAAGGTGTTCGCGGCCTATACCGCGGCGGTGAACCACAAGGGACAGCCGACGGTCATTCTGCCGAAGACAGTTAAGGGCTATGGTATGGGCGAGTCCGGCGAAGGCCAGATGATCGCGCATCAGGCCAAGAAGATGACGCAGGACGCGCTGCGCGGATTCCGCGACCGCTTCCAGGTGCCGGTCAGCGACGATGAGCTGGCCAAGGTGCCCTTCATCCGTCCGGCGGAAGACAGTCCGGAGATGAAGTATCTGCGCGCCCAGCGCGAAAAGCTCGGTGGCAGTCTGCCGCAACGCCGGCGCAAATCCGCGTCCTTGCAAATTCCGCCGTTGTCGACGTTCCAGCGGCTGCTCGACGCGACCGGCGACCGCGAAATCTCGACCACGATGGCCTTCGTGCAGATGCTGGGCGCGCTGGTGCGCGACAAGGCGATCGGCAAGCACATCGTGCCGATCGTGCCCGATGAATCCCGGACCTTCGGCATGGAGGGCATGTTCCGCCAGCTCGGAATCTATTCGTCGGTCGGCCAGCTCTACCGTCCCCAGGACGCCGACCAGCTCATGTACTATCGCGAGGACAAGACCGGGCAGGTGCTGCAGGAGGGCATCAACGAAGGCGGCGCCATGTCGAGCTGGATCGTCGCGGCGACGTCCTACTCGACGAACGACGTGCCGATGATTCCGTTCTACATCTATTATTCGATGTTCGGCCTGCAGCGCGTCGGCGACCTCGCCTGGCTCGCGGGCGATATGCGGGCGCGGGGATTCCTGCTCGGCGGCACCGCCGGCCGCACCACGCTGAACGGCGAAGGCTTGCAGCACGAGGACGGCCACAGCCACGTGCTTGCCGGCACCATCCCGAACTGCATCTCCTACGATCCCACCTTCGCCTACGAGGTGGTGACCATCGTGCGCGAAGGCATGCGCCGCATGTATGAGGCGCAGGAGGACGTCTACTATTACATCACGCTGATGAACGAGAACTACCCGCACCCCTCGCTCGCCGAAGCGGGCAAGGGGGCGGAGGAGGGCATCCTCAAGGGACTCTATCTGCTGAAGAACGGTGGAGAGACGGCGAAGAAGGGACCTCGCGTCCAGCTCGTCGGCTCGGGCACGATCCTTCGCGAGGTGATCGCGGCGGCGGATCTGCTCAAGGCGGACTTCGGCGTGACCGCCGACATCTGGAGCGCGACGAGCTTCAACGAGCTGCGTCGCGACGGCATGGCCACTGAACGCTGGAATCTGCTGCACCCGACGGAGCCGCGCCGCAAGAGCTGGGTCGAAGCGAAGCTCGAAGCCCATTCGGGCCCGGTCGTGGCGTCGACCGATTACATGCGCAACTATCCCGATCAGATCCGAGAGTATGTCCAGGCGGCCGGCCGCCGCTACGTCGTGCTCGGCACCGACGGCTTTGGCCGCAGCGACTATCGCGTCAAGCTGCGAAAATTCTTCGAGGTCGACCGGCACTACGTCGCGATCGCCGCGCTGAAGGCGCTGGCCGACGAAGGCACGATCAAGCCCGCGATCGTCGCGGAGGCCATCGCCAAGTACCAGATCGACGCCGGGCGCGCTGCGCCGTGGACCGTGTGA
- the aroQ gene encoding type II 3-dehydroquinate dehydratase yields the protein MSCLVYVLNGPNLNLLGKRQPHIYGHETLVDAERDCRALAGELGLEIRFHQSNREYELIDWIHEARETAAGIVMNPAAFTHTSVAILDALNTFEGTVIEVHISNVHKREEFRHHSFVSKRADGVIAGFGTQGYLLGLRRVAQLLDEKKG from the coding sequence ATGAGTTGTCTTGTCTACGTCCTGAACGGGCCGAATCTCAATTTACTCGGCAAGCGCCAGCCCCACATCTATGGCCACGAGACGCTCGTGGATGCGGAGCGGGATTGCCGGGCGCTGGCCGGGGAGCTCGGCCTGGAGATTCGCTTTCACCAGTCCAATAGGGAATATGAGCTGATCGACTGGATCCACGAGGCGCGCGAGACGGCCGCCGGTATCGTGATGAATCCCGCCGCTTTCACCCATACATCGGTCGCCATCCTGGATGCTTTGAACACGTTCGAGGGGACAGTGATCGAGGTGCACATTTCCAACGTGCACAAGCGCGAGGAGTTCCGCCACCATTCGTTTGTCTCCAAGCGAGCTGATGGAGTCATCGCAGGCTTCGGCACTCAGGGTTATCTGCTCGGCTTGCGCCGCGTGGCCCAGCTGCTTGACGAGAAGAAGGGATAG
- a CDS encoding amino acid ABC transporter ATP-binding protein yields the protein MQDHILIEMKGVQKWYGGYQALRNVDLTVRRGEKIVLCGPSGSGKSTLIRCINRLEPIQQGSIVVNGHRLDDSIKAIDVVRLDVGMVFQSFNLFPHMTVLQNCTLAPIRARRMGKTEAEATARRYLERVRIGDQAEKYPAQLSGGQQQRVAIARALCMQPKVMLFDEPTSALDPEMVKEVLDTMIGLANDGMTMICVTHEMGFARQVADRVIFMADGQIIEEGAPDAFFRSPQHARTKQFLGEILAHH from the coding sequence ATGCAGGACCACATCCTGATCGAAATGAAGGGCGTGCAGAAGTGGTACGGCGGGTACCAGGCTCTCCGCAACGTCGATCTCACCGTGCGCAGAGGTGAAAAGATCGTGCTCTGCGGTCCGTCCGGTTCAGGCAAGTCGACGCTGATCCGCTGCATCAATCGCCTCGAGCCGATCCAGCAGGGCAGCATCGTGGTGAACGGTCATCGGTTGGACGATAGCATCAAGGCCATCGATGTCGTGCGTCTGGACGTCGGCATGGTCTTTCAGAGCTTCAACCTCTTTCCGCATATGACGGTCTTGCAGAACTGTACGCTCGCGCCCATTCGCGCGCGCCGCATGGGCAAGACGGAGGCGGAGGCGACCGCGCGGAGATATCTCGAGCGCGTACGCATCGGCGATCAGGCCGAGAAGTATCCGGCTCAACTTTCCGGCGGTCAGCAACAGCGCGTCGCGATCGCGCGCGCCCTCTGCATGCAGCCCAAGGTAATGCTGTTTGACGAGCCGACCTCGGCCCTCGATCCGGAAATGGTCAAGGAGGTACTCGATACGATGATCGGACTCGCCAACGACGGTATGACCATGATCTGCGTCACCCACGAGATGGGCTTTGCTCGCCAGGTTGCCGACCGGGTCATCTTCATGGCTGACGGACAGATTATCGAAGAAGGCGCGCCCGATGCTTTCTTCCGCAGTCCACAGCACGCCCGCACCAAGCAGTTCCTCGGCGAGATCCTTGCCCATCACTGA
- a CDS encoding transporter substrate-binding domain-containing protein produces MLFSPNRRQFRLALLALAALAIAGESQAGTLEDVKKKSVVVIGIQGDNPPWGYVDSSGKQDGIDADMGRAFAEYLGVKAEFVPLAVANRIPALTTGRVDILFATMAMLPERAKAVQYSKPYVANEITLVAAQATPITGNADMGKYVIGVPRSSTQDTQVTNNAPSGTEIRRFDDDAATIQALLSGQVQAVGANLFYPQRLNAAKPELGFEPKLHFTALYNGACTRLGDKGWNETANKFIDEIKSNGKLAAFYAKWMKVPVPTFPDSVPGVPFTVQ; encoded by the coding sequence ATGTTGTTTTCACCCAATCGTCGCCAGTTCAGGCTCGCGCTATTGGCATTAGCGGCTCTCGCCATCGCAGGCGAGTCGCAGGCTGGAACTCTGGAAGACGTGAAGAAGAAGAGCGTCGTCGTCATCGGCATTCAGGGGGATAATCCTCCTTGGGGCTATGTCGATAGCTCGGGAAAGCAGGATGGCATCGATGCCGACATGGGCCGCGCCTTCGCTGAATATCTCGGCGTTAAGGCCGAGTTCGTCCCGCTGGCGGTGGCCAATCGTATTCCGGCGCTGACCACAGGCCGCGTCGACATTCTGTTTGCAACCATGGCCATGCTGCCCGAGCGCGCAAAGGCGGTGCAGTATTCCAAGCCGTATGTTGCCAATGAGATCACGCTCGTCGCCGCCCAGGCGACCCCGATCACCGGCAATGCCGACATGGGCAAGTACGTTATTGGCGTTCCGAGGTCCTCCACGCAGGACACACAGGTGACCAACAATGCCCCGTCCGGGACCGAGATCCGCAGATTCGACGATGACGCGGCCACGATCCAGGCGCTGCTCTCCGGCCAGGTCCAGGCAGTCGGTGCGAACCTGTTCTACCCGCAGCGTCTGAATGCCGCAAAGCCCGAACTTGGGTTCGAGCCCAAGCTTCACTTCACGGCTCTGTACAATGGGGCCTGCACGCGCCTCGGAGACAAGGGATGGAACGAGACGGCCAACAAGTTCATCGACGAGATCAAGTCGAACGGCAAACTGGCTGCCTTCTACGCCAAGTGGATGAAGGTGCCCGTGCCGACCTTCCCGGACTCGGTCCCCGGCGTCCCCTTCACAGTCCAGTAG